A single region of the Cryptococcus decagattii chromosome 4, complete sequence genome encodes:
- a CDS encoding exodeoxyribonuclease III, producing the protein MRILSWNVNVLRTCLDYHPFSSMKKKNIEGLLEELDAQIICFQEHKTIRTRLEKSMACPGPYDGFWTFPRSKTGYSGVCTYVDSRYCVPLKAEEGITGLLLGDRLSTMKPPWTDVERIGSYPDVDDMNWMDELDGTKFDVRKLDMEGRAVVCDFGLFILFNLYCPNETNDARRPYKMNYLHALQERVHLLQAAGREVIIVGDINIVRQPMDSGEGPVRSSAEQHYSHPARRILDNWCAPKGPMVDVIRESWPQRDDMFTCWNQKLDARSANYGSRIDYVLCTPGLRPWIKGGDILSKVYGSDHCPVYVDLHESIVTPEGGILYLRDMLNPKDRPPSTSPVYPNDVKREAPEPPRFATKFMDEFSGRQTSLKSFFGGGSKRAREKTNEASFTTSVSASASASSAPTPTASEPSLVAQNIASIPAASESARSKVVSPPQALEESASTPFSLARAAFSSLDNPVPVPSRELYFKGSKGTPVEATSSFKQEKSSAKPIDMTLDDDEDDEPILISSKSKNRPVPKPTRFSSGSKSASSQAKLSSFFCQPHTEGKRKSPPPLSSALPTSKRPSLEPLPQSNNDLLVASPSGTTAEDESQGMTEKENQLISQAIAEADADRAEKNAKAAPQWSTLFAKKLPPLCTVHHKPCKDFIVMKPGPNKGKRFWLCSLPVGAGYDMGRSKRPREDVNPKFRCNFFLWDSANSRKETPKGQKEKKEPDREEKKL; encoded by the exons ATGAGGATACTTTCATGGAATGTT AACGTCCTACGGACGTGTTTAGATTACCATCC TTTCAGctcgatgaagaagaaaaacaTCGAAGGCTTGCTGGAGGAATTAGATGCCCAGATAATTTGCTTTCAAG AACATAAAACGATCCGTACACGTCTAGAAAAGTCAATGGCTTGCCCTGGTCCGTACGATGGCTTCTGGACTTTCCCTCGTTCCAAGACTGGCTATAGCGGCGTCTGTACTTATGTGGACTCTCGGTATTGCGTGCCTCTCAAGGCGGAAGAAGGTATTACTGGACTGCTTTTAGGCGACCGGCTTAGTACTATGAAGCCACCGTGGACCGATGTGGAAAGAATAGGGAGTTATCCTGATGTAGATGATATGAACTGGATGGATGAGCTGGATGGGACAAAGTTTGATGTCAGGAAGCTCGACATGGAAGGACGGGCTGTAGTCTGCGATTTCGG ATTGTTCATCTTATTCAATCTTTACTGCCCGAACGAGACAAATGATGCAAGGCGACCTTACAAAATGAACTACCTTCACGCTCTTCAAGAACGTGTACACCTCCTCCAGGCTGCCGGGCGCGAAGTTATTATAGTGGGGGATATCAACATTGTACGCCAGCCGATGGATTCTGGAGAAGGACCTGTGAGGTCTTCAGCGGAGCAACACTATTCCCATCCTGCCAGACGGATACTCGATAACTGGTGTGCGCCGAAAGGACCGATGGTAGATGTCATCAGAGAGAGCTGGCCTCAAAGAGATGATATGTTCACCTGTTGGAATCAGAAACTCGACGCCAG ATCGGCGAATTATGGAAGCCGTATTGACTATGTACTATGTACGCCTGGTCTTCGTCCATGGATCAAGGGCGGTGATATTCTTTCCAAGGTGTATGGGTCCGATCACTGTCCTGTGTATGTCGACTTGCATGAGTCCATTGTCACGCCAGAAGGGGGGATTCTCTACCTTCGCGATATGCTTAATCCCAAAGACCGACCCCCTAGCACGTCCCCTGTATATCCCAATGATGTCAAAAGGGAAGCCCCTGAGCCACCAAGATTTGCAACCAAGTTTATGGACGAGTTCTCAGGGAGACAGACAAGTCTAAAGAGTTTCTTTGGGGGAGGATCGAAGAGGGCACGGGAGAAGACTAATGAGGCCAGTTTTACTACAAGTGTCAGCGCAAGTGCTAGTGCTAGTTCCGCTCCAACGCCTACTGCTTCAGAACCATCATTGGTAGCGCAAAATATCGCGTCAATTCCAGCAGCATCCGAATCTGCTCGCTCGAAAGTTGTTTCACCCCCACAAGCGCTGGAAGAGAGCGCTTCAACTCCATTCAGCCTTGCTCGAGCTGCTTTCAGTTCTTTGGACAATCCTGTCCCTGTTCCTAGCCGAGAATTATATTTCAAAGGGAGCAAAGGTACACCAGTAGAGGCAACCTCATCGTTCAAGCAAGAGAAATCTAGCGCAAAGCCCATAGACATGACATTAGAtgacgacgaggatgaCGAGCCAATCCTGATATCGTCAAAATCAAAGAACAGGCCCGTACCGAAACCTACGAGATTTTCGTCTGGTTCGAAATCAGCCTCCTCACAAGCCAAGCTCTCTTCATTTTTCTGTCAACCACATACTGAAGGCAAAAGGAAATCCCCGCCACCACTGTCCTCAGCTCTTCCCACCTCAAAACGGCCCTCCTTGGAGCCACTTCCCCAGTCAAATAATGACTTGCTTGTTGCCTCTCCTTCCGGCACAACTGCGGAAGATGAGAGCCAGGGCATGACAGAAAAAGAGAATCAACTCATTTCGCAAGCCATTGCAGAAGCCGATGCGGACAGAGCAGAGAAAAACGCAAAAGCTGCCCCGCAGTGGTCCACGCTCTTTGCCAAAAAGCTGCCGCCGTTGTGCACAGTTCATCATAAACCATGCAAGGACTTCA TTGTAATGAAACCTGGGCCTAATAAGGGAAAACGATTCTGGCTATGCTCTCT ACCAGTTGGTGCTGGGTACGATATGGGGAGATCTAAGAGACCAAGGGAAGATGTAAATCCTAAATTCCGCTGCAATTT CTTCCTCTGGGATTCTGCTAACTCAAGAAAAGAAACGCCGAAGGGacagaaagaaaagaaggagccggacagagaagagaagaagctgtaG